The Vanessa tameamea isolate UH-Manoa-2023 chromosome 31, ilVanTame1 primary haplotype, whole genome shotgun sequence genome includes the window aacatcgttagattacaatctatctcgtcagattgtaaactgtcgaaatattgtgaaccgtgaaatatgattgcaatttaacgcattatttttcgttatattgtaatctatcgaTGGGGATGGGGCAAATTGTGAACTGGTGTAGAACGGAATGCATCTCGCGCGCTGATTGCTTGAACGTTATGTGTCCCCCGCCTCCCCGGCATCCGCCATATTATTTCACCGTAAAATtgcaaataccgttagattataatctatttcgcgCAATTGTAATAGATTGTGAACGTTTattcaattttcaataaaatataaataatttcaaaaaatgcaTGCGCAGTAAAGGACGTTTCGAATAAGTTGAATCGTCCCCTCTCCCACAGGAGCCTCTTCGATTTGGCAAGTAACTACTGGGGCGGGCCGGAGCGAGGCTGCGTCGCCGAAGAGGGCGCGGGACAACTGATCCTCAGCTGCACCCTGCCCAGCGGCAACTTGACGCTGTACGTGGATAGAGCGGCTACTATATTGAAGATCGTCTGCGAAAAGGTTGGCATCCTGTCACTGTGCTAGCTGTATAAAATTAAGTCCTCGCACCGCGTCTGTACGCGATCAATTCACACTACCGAACGGATTTTAGTTATTTCCACGGTATAATGTCTTATGGCATCCTGCTCTGGGGTAGTGCAGctgatattaatacaattttcgtATTGCAGAAGAGGGCTGTTCATGCAAtctataacctgggcccaaaagattcgttaagatgtaaatttaaagaaattaaaataatgactgtcgcttctcaatttgctttggataatgttatgtatgtacgcgaaaacataaatgttttgtCCAGAAATTGCGACGTACGttctattaatactaggaacaagaataaacttgttattccgagtacccgattacacagggttagtaactctttatTGGGGCaaagtatacgtttttacaacaggatcccagaaaacgttccaaaatattcaattgtaaaattcaaaagaatcgttaaagagcgtttgtgtgctaaaggatattataacAGTAATGACTTTCTAGTTGAtggcacaccttgggaatgagatgatcgcctccggGCCGTCTCAAATAATGGaagtgtgtttattattattgtacatgaaaacatgaaatatatacttgtgaaaataaaattaaaaaaaaacttatatcccgccgagtttctttcgccggttcttctcgggtccgAGGGGTTAAtttccgagccggtggtagattttaGACTGTCAATACGCGACTGTAACGCTTTCAtatcgaataaagatttttgactttaaatGTCGCGCCCGTAATCGTTCAGGAGGAcatcattaatttaaacacatttCCGTCGCCAAGCTTAAGACAAATTTCGTGAATTTGACTCAAATCTGTAATACGATAAAGGGTTCTTcgttatctatataaataaaaatgcaacatTTTTCGTTGGTAAACGCATTTCGAGGACGGCTAAACTGttctgatacatttttttttattgatagtcCAAATAAGATTTGTAGGTACATAAAATTTGTAAGCAAAACAGCTGATTTTTGATCTTAGCTCAGAACATTTTCGACCAATTCACCTTTCAGACAAATAATCGGGGCCAACAATTGACTTATCAGTTTAAGAACTACGATGCCACAAACAGACACACTAAATACGTTACACGATCCTACACGTCGGGCGTAAAAACAGTTTCACTGATAATGAAACAAGTATTAATACAATTGCAGAACAGCACGCTCGTTTGCGACGAGATCCAAGAAGCGAAGCAATACGTAGACAAGTACATCGTAAGGGACGCGAGCAGGCAGCTCAGCTTCATGAGCATAGAGACCTGTGGCCTCTCCTCCGAGAGTCTCGCGTGCCCTCTCAGCGTGGTCGGCGCCGCTGGAACGTCGCTGATGAAACTCCAAGAAGTCGGGGCGGAGCTAGAACCTCTCCACGTGCAGGGCTTGAATACGACGAAGTTTAGAATGTATGACGTCGGTGAGTAGTCGAATAGTCCATATCTACTCCTCCCATCGCACGTgtgccaccagccttgggagcCGTGGTGTGCTCCCTTGTCCCTGTACCctggctcactctcccttcaaaccggaacacaacaatactgagtattgctgtttggttaaaatatctgatgacttGGTAGCACTACCCAGGCGGTTGGAGCCCTACCACTAACTAAACACCGCCCCccacaaaatatactatattatagtaCAACCAGCATCAAAAGTGTGCGGATTTTAATGAGCTGTTTACGttccaaatcaaaatcaaaatatttattattgaagtcgACTCATGAAAGCCGTTTGTGTcggattaaatgtaaatctaccaccggttcggaaagtagattctaccgagaggaaccggcgagaaactcagtaattacccTTTTCATTTTAagtacagagtatgtcagtaaacaacaattacttttttaaacctGCCCGGAAGTCACGTaacttgtattgagtaatatgccttgcCGATGTTTCTTTGACATGAGCTGTCGGATAttgttatagaaacgaataccgaaGGAAGGATGAAACAAACACCCAGACACGCTGTGcagcttaatatttaattaattcctcGCGTGTtttgaaatgataaattaattacagctCCGATAAGGAGCGACCTCTTTATCTCGAGTCGTATAATTCTATTCAAGTCATCTGGTCTCCGTAATTGGTTTAAAGATAAGAACTATTGGCTGTCCCTTCCTCGACGAACATTATAATGACCTTTGTTTTGGGTATTTTTTTCCGGTTCCGAGTAAAATCGGAATTCGGTTTTTAGTTTATGGTATCAGATGTGTTGTAATGTGTTAATATTTTGCTGTTTTGAGATACCCACAGGGTAATGTCGTTGGTCTAGTGTATAAGACCGCAGATTCCCGGTCCTGGGTTCGCACACCCTTGTACACGTAtgatatgtcctgcgtagttggctgatgatgatcatgatgagTTGGCTGGTCTTCCTTGACATTGGTTGCCGTCAACGATATCTCGTAAATGATTAGAAGTCTGAGAGAAAATGGTCTGTCTAGAGCGCTTTCGAAGCAAACGTTGCCAAAACTAACAGCAGGCAAATGGGCTATCTGgtattaagtggtcaccaccgtccatggacattggcgctgtgagaaatattaaccatgatATCACCATTGCGCTTCGTACCTTGTGGACAAAGATACTTTGTAATTGTACTGGGTATCGAATGGGTacccaataatactaagtatttctgctcGGGGTAGCATATACGGTAAGTGGGTGGTGCCCACCCAGACGTGCCTGTGCGAAGCCTTACCACCaatcattgtatttttaatctatgcaTACATTTTCTACTACAGATGAAAACATAACAGAAGTCCCGTACAAGGCCTTGTCACTTCTACCGGCGCTTAAGAGTTTCTCCATGAAGGGGGGGTCACTCGTGCTGAAACCGGAACAGGAAGAATATGTACTACCAGAGCTGGTGACGTTGGAACTGGCCGATGGGAATCTGAAGTCGTTGCCGAAGGGAGCGTTTAAAAACACTCCGCGCGTGCAATCGCTGCTGCTCTGGGGGAACCGGATCGCGTCCGTCGACGTCGATGCGTTTGAAGGTCAGTGCGTATTCGTAGGTCGTTACAGATCAGTTCATCGTTGTTTAGCGCTTCGGTCGGGCCTCCAGTGAGCGGGACGCACACACGCGCATAACATCACGTGCTGTAAgcaactaaataataaactaatttttacttaagtaaataaaataaaaataaatataattgaaattaataattattgaaaagggCATGTGTGTTTATGCGAGGCGAGTGTGATGtatgcgtgcgtgcgtgcgtacgtgcgtgcgtgcgtgtgtatgtgtgtaaatTACAGAGGTCATTATTGTAGATCAGAAACGTTGTAGGCCCTGAGACACTACCCTGTGGGACGCCATATGTGACTTTTGATCAtaaagtatttcttatttttatttattaaaaattgaaacgaAACGACGTTTTCCGACGTTTCCGACGTTCCGCCAGAGTGACTTTAATAGTAAAAAGTAGACGAGCACTCTCGACTAACGATCGATAGACGAGAGTCGATGACGGCGCCACAGACTTCCGGTCTCATGGGAGACCGATGGGATGGAGCTCGGCTCGATAGGCGTACTATGGGGCTTTCGTCCAGCATGAACGccaaaattctgaaaaaaatgcaaagagaaatataaaaatcggtTCGAACGAACTTACCTGAGAACAGACAAAGACCTAAAATGAAGTGCCATTGACTTTCAGGTCTCGCGCATCTGGTGAATCTCAGTTTGAACGTGAATCTCATATCCCACCTGCCGGGGGGGCTGTTCCGGTACTCGCCGCACGTCGGACGAGTCGACTTGTATGTGAACAGGTTGCTCCGCCTGTCGGAGGATGTGTTCAGCGGCTTGAAGGAATTGAAAGAGGTAACGAGGGTTATTTGATGCCCTGCGTTAGATTGTGTCGGTCGAATTAAGCGTTATTAGGTGCCAATAGCGGAATGGGTTACGGGTCgcctggcgatgtaaggagtcgCAAGGCGGTCCTGGTACCTTGGGCTACGGTCGTCCCCACTCCAAACACGAGCTTTAAGCTGAAGTGGAGGATTGAATGAGAAAATTAGTAACTCCTTACAACGGGGCTttgatcatattaaaaataacttttaagataaattatatcgcgttccttatatatttgatatttaacaaGTTGGTTCTTGTGCGTGACCACAGGCGTGACCTGATTGTATACCCGGGTTTAGATATAAAGAATCTCCTCAACGGTCGACAGCATGGAGACGAAATACTATTAAGGCATTAGGGCAaggtctgtgtaggtaccacccactcatcggatatccCACCACCAAACAGCATGACGTAGCAGTTAGAGACATAATCTCGGTTCCCGAGATGGGtttgtattggcgatgtaaggaatggtaatagTTAAAGTTTCCGACAGCGTCACTGCTTATAGACGTTATGGTGATGACcccttaccaacaggtggcccatcGGCCCAAAACAAAGCCTCGGCTACACAACCTACCTGTCGGCGTGTCCGTCTGTCGCATCACACCCATTTATTTGGGGTCCAAACAAATGGAGATTTTCTCGAGTCTATCTTTCAGAATTGTGGGCTATCTAGTCCGCAAAGGTTTTGTCAAATCGGAGCCCCATGTGCCAGGCCGCCTGGCGCGcaccttatttaaattattattacagattttAATATTCGACAACAAGGAAACATTGGAACTGGACGACCGGAGCTTGTCCAACCTGCCCTCCCTCTATAACCTGAAACTCGAGAAGAGTTCCATAGCGGCGCTGCCCGCCGACTTGTTCGCGAACACGACGAACCTGAAGACGCTGTCGTTGAagggaaataaaatcaaagcatTGCCAAGCGGTATATTCTCGGAGCAAAAGTTGCGTGTGTTGAATTTAAGTAACAATTCGATCAGCGAGCTTCCGGCGGACGTTTTTGTCGAGCAAGATTCGTTGGTGAAGTTGGAGCTGCAGCGGAATGGCTTGGAGAGCCTGCCCGACGGTCTCTTCGCTGACCTCAAAAGCTTGAAAGAGCTCGATCTCAGCGATAATTCGGTCAAGAAGTTGTCCAAGTGAGTTTtgtacgatattttatttttttaattctaagtaGTCCAATCCAACGGCAGGAGGAGTAAaggtaaatctaaatatactttattcaagtaaacttaacttaaaagtacttttgaatcgtcatggcGACGCAGCTACTATTTTATATGCTGtacttatgtaaatatgtacCTGTGTAACGTAATGTGTGTATAAATAGATAATGAATTCTGTTTCAGCTTCGTGTTCAACGGGCTGAGCAGCCTGACGGAGCTGTCTCTGGCCGGAAATCGAATCGAGTACTTAAGCCAAGCTGTGTTTGAATTCACACCCAATTTAGAGGTGAGTCTTTTGTGTCAACACTAGTGACTCCCGGCAGATGTTACGTCATTCCGATGCCAAACGCCATTTCTCCGCGAACCCACGACGATCTATTCGTTTAACCGCACTAATCTTTTTCAGGCCAAACGTTTAAAGCCAATCTCACCCTTTTCAGTCGCTGTCGTTCGCTCGCAACAATATGACGATATCGAAACAGGTGAACAGCATCGCGTACTACTCGCAGCCCTCGTACGCGCTGGACGACCTGGAGCCCTCCCCCCACATCGCGGTGCACTCGTCCCCCTTCCACCGGCTCACGCAGCTGCGGCGCCTGGACCTGAGCCGCAACCGCGTGTCGCTCGTGTGCGAGGACTGGACGCGGATGTTCCACTTGACGGACCTCGATCTGTCCTATAACAACTTTACTACGTTGACGGTTTGTTTATAACGTTTATTGATGAgatatatacttggtggtaccacccactcgtcagatattctaccgtcaagcggcaatatttagtattgttgtgctccggcttgaagggtgagtgagccagtgtaactacagacacgagggatataacatcacagttcccaaggttggtggcgctttttGAAATTTTGACCATATCTTACTTCGTCAATGCGggaccaaccttgtgaactaaattaaatcccttgtgtctgtagtgactctcacccttcaaaacggaacacgaGTATCCTGGGTTCGGTAgtttggtacctacccagacgggcttgcacgaagccctccCACCGAGTAAAGtccttataatatttgaatacatgatattaaataaatatacgtttgaTTTCAGGACGTGGACATGGACTTCCCGACAAACGTGACCGTAGACTTCCGACACAACAACATAGAACAGTTCCGGCCGAACGTCAACACGCCGAACTCGGACGTGCCCACGTTCATGATGGACTACAACCCGTACCGCTGCGACTGCGAGCTGTATCACTTCATAAGCAACTACAAGAGCGGACGCAGAATGGCGACCATAAAGATCAGCAAGTCACAGTGCTCGCGACCCACCGCGCTGAGGGGGGTCAGGTTGATGGATTTGAAGGCGGAAGACTTAACGTGCGAAGTGAACTGCTCCACCGGCGATCTCATAACGGGAGCTAACCGACCCGCTAACTCGAGCGACTGCGACTCGTGCACGATACGCCCGGACAAGTCTCGCATCGAAATGTCCTGCAGCAGCATCCCGGAGGACTACCCCCCCCTCCCTCACGGGGTCCACTCTACGTACATAAAACTGAAACGCGCAGTAGACATATCGGATCTACCGCAACGCGTGACGCTCGTCGACCTGTCGTCGTTGAACCTCACTCGGCCGCCGACGGCGACGTCGGTCGCGCTGAATCTGACCGACAACGCGCTGACTGCGGCCCCGATCGACTTGTTCGAACGCAACTGCACCCTGTACCTCAGGAGCAATCCCTTCGACTGCTCCTGCGAGGCGAGGAGCGACGTCGTCGCACTGAACGCGTACAGGACACGCATCGCCGACTACGAGGACGTGACTTGCTCGAGCGGGGTGCTCGTGGCGAACGTCGCCGTCGGCCAGCTGTGCGCCGCGAGGGACGCGGCCGTCCTCGGCGCCGCGCTGGCGGCCCTGGGCCTCGTGCTGGCCGTCTGCACCGCGATCGCCTACAGGTACTCGACGGAGATCCGGATCCTGCTCCGCAAGTACGGGCTGTACTGGGCGAGGGAGACCGACGGCGAGCCGTACGACGCGTTCGTCTCGTTCGCGCACCAGGACGAGGAGTTCGTCATGAAGCGCCTGCTGCCGAACCTGGAGAGCGGGCGGGCGGCGCTGCGCCTGTGCGTGCACTACCGCGACTGGGTGGTGGGCGACTGGATCCCGGCGCAGATCGCGCGCTCGGTGGAGCAGTCGCGCTACACCATCATCGTGCTGTCGCGGCACTTCGCCGCCTCCCCCTGGGCGCGCATGGAGTTCCGCGCGGCGCACGGGCGGCAGCGCGTGCTGGTGCTGCTGCTGGCCGACGCCGAGGCCGACGCCGGCGCCGACCCGGCCGCGCTGGCCGACGGGCTCGACCCGGAGCTGCGCGCCTACGTGGCCATGAACACGTACGTGCGCGCCGACGACCCGCTCGTGTGGGACCGCCTGAAGGACGCCGTGTGCAGGAGCCGGAGGCGGGTCGGCGACGGCGCCGCCCGGTGCGAGCCGGCCGAGCCGGCCAAGCCGCCCGGGGCGCTCCACGTGCAGCTCGAGAACGGAAAATTGGTCAACAGAGCGCCCGCCGTCTGACCGAACTGGAGATCGATGTTCGTTCGTTCTGTTCAAATGTGCCTTCGAATTACCTCTAGCGGGTAATTCCTTTAATGATAAGCAATAATAATGATCTGttttaatcgatattatatTGATGTGAAGCTTTAATGACGTCTCGAAGTAACGAATGCTCAGCTGTaggatttatattcaataataaaacgttACTACTCGGACAGCTGGAAGCGATCGAATGCGATCGCTCTGATAGTCAGTAAGTTTCTAACTTTGTACGAGATTGTGTTTAGTAGCTGCtatgttatttaatgtatacGAAGGTAGATGGGGAACCCTCGCCCTTATACTTTGTTCCGATGGCAGGAGGAGTTCACATAAACGAACCTTCGATTTAAGTTTTCATACGATTGTGCTAATAATATTTTGCTAATTACTACACCGGGACCAGTTCTTGATTAATCGATTAATTCAAAACACAATTTTCatacgaatccataatgaataccatGGGCTATATACTAGTCCTGCCATTGGAATGAACCCGGGATGTTATGGTgctacgataaaaaatatatttataatgacttTGTTTTTGCATCGTGTTATACTTAAAGAAGAGTAGCTAATTGTATTTACTAAACAATATAAACTTAACCTATCCGTaacaatcggataatccgaaatCACAGTCCATAACATCCCTCAAATAAAGTATCGGAATCATCGGTTTCAGagcaaatgttaaaatatatatttatccaaTAGACTCTTAATTATGAACGGCTgcgttacatttaaattagacTAAACGTGAAGCCACCACCGGTCGTAGTGTAGATTCTGTCGAGAAccattaattgtttttgttttgacgATATTATTGAATGTGTTTATGTGCTGCTCTGTGATTGTAAGCGCCGCTGGTATGTAATGAATACTTTATAAACCGTTGGAATGTATGAACGGACactattgtttttattctaacTTTAAACTCactgtttatttatgacatcattTGTGAAGTGGTGTGTGCAACTCGCTTGTGCCCaggacacacacacacacaagggCACTAGGCGTCTAGCCTTAtgttattatcgatataaagtTATTGTCTTGtttgacttaaatatttcacattaaaagcctgtcaatttcccactgctgggctaagggctcctctccctttgaggagaaggtttggagcatatattACGTGAtgaacatgcaggtttcctcacgatgttttccttgaccgccgagcacgagatgaattataaacacaaatgaagcaatatatgatatagatattaataattattagatattttgtaatgaGACGTATACACACTGTAGTACTATCTGCATGTTTCTTCCCCTCGGCCATAGGCTGATGTTTTGTGACGCTGTGTCGGCTCAAAGTCGATTTTATGtctgtttgtataaatatgtcgtaccaattttataataatttacatggaaaataaaagtcattttaaaaaaaatatatttgcttattatttatacctaaCGTTGACGTTTCTAATTGTGATCATCCGGAGTCGGGGATCAGCGGTCTGACCGCTGCGGGATGGGCGAGGCGCCGATACAGACAGTTGCGGTCATCGCCACGTCTATTGTTCACGAGAgcaaaatttatactaatatgataattgcaaaagtaactctctctgtctgtctgtctgaacgtCTGTTGCTGTTCCACGAGCAAACCGCTGAACAGAAGC containing:
- the LOC113404259 gene encoding protein toll-like — protein: MTAWLFLFIAAAAAAAAAAADHQMSLFDLASNYWGGPERGCVAEEGAGQLILSCTLPSGNLTLYVDRAATILKIVCEKNSTLVCDEIQEAKQYVDKYIVRDASRQLSFMSIETCGLSSESLACPLSVVGAAGTSLMKLQEVGAELEPLHVQGLNTTKFRMYDVDENITEVPYKALSLLPALKSFSMKGGSLVLKPEQEEYVLPELVTLELADGNLKSLPKGAFKNTPRVQSLLLWGNRIASVDVDAFEGLAHLVNLSLNVNLISHLPGGLFRYSPHVGRVDLYVNRLLRLSEDVFSGLKELKEILIFDNKETLELDDRSLSNLPSLYNLKLEKSSIAALPADLFANTTNLKTLSLKGNKIKALPSGIFSEQKLRVLNLSNNSISELPADVFVEQDSLVKLELQRNGLESLPDGLFADLKSLKELDLSDNSVKKLSNFVFNGLSSLTELSLAGNRIEYLSQAVFEFTPNLESLSFARNNMTISKQVNSIAYYSQPSYALDDLEPSPHIAVHSSPFHRLTQLRRLDLSRNRVSLVCEDWTRMFHLTDLDLSYNNFTTLTDVDMDFPTNVTVDFRHNNIEQFRPNVNTPNSDVPTFMMDYNPYRCDCELYHFISNYKSGRRMATIKISKSQCSRPTALRGVRLMDLKAEDLTCEVNCSTGDLITGANRPANSSDCDSCTIRPDKSRIEMSCSSIPEDYPPLPHGVHSTYIKLKRAVDISDLPQRVTLVDLSSLNLTRPPTATSVALNLTDNALTAAPIDLFERNCTLYLRSNPFDCSCEARSDVVALNAYRTRIADYEDVTCSSGVLVANVAVGQLCAARDAAVLGAALAALGLVLAVCTAIAYRYSTEIRILLRKYGLYWARETDGEPYDAFVSFAHQDEEFVMKRLLPNLESGRAALRLCVHYRDWVVGDWIPAQIARSVEQSRYTIIVLSRHFAASPWARMEFRAAHGRQRVLVLLLADAEADAGADPAALADGLDPELRAYVAMNTYVRADDPLVWDRLKDAVCRSRRRVGDGAARCEPAEPAKPPGALHVQLENGKLVNRAPAV